AGTTTCAGGAACATTTAAACTAAAACTTTGCTTATTACCTTAACATTTCTTTTGCAGcattaaatacctttttactGAGTTATATTCTCTCTCTTAGTCATTGAGGGGATCACGTCTTTGACACTCATCATATTTCCTATTTTCAGCATCTACAGGTTTTCCTCCCATGAATCATGAATATGACAATGTAGTGAAAGAAGGTAAttgtctcacacactcacacacacacacatacacacacacacacacacacttacacacaggaCTCATAAAGGTCAATGCATCGAAAAAaatgatgtttttctgttattcGTGTTCTCAAGAGTCTTGGGGTAAAATAACAGGAAAGCAGTAAcggttaatgtgtgtgtgtgtgtgtgtgtgtgtgtgtgtgtgtttgtgtgtgtgtgggtatgcttaacaattaaaaatacaGAGAAGCACAAGTAACACTTCAGCAGGGgaaagtccacacacacacagacacacacacagacacacagatctCACACTCTCGGCAGTTCAAAGTTTATTGTATCCACTTTATTTTAACCTCCTCGATATTGAGCTTAATGTTCCAGGTGATTAGATAATATAGATAAAAactattaatataaaaaaagactaaTAACTTTGATTGATATTAAAATGAGTTgttctgtctccagctcctcctcgtcctcctccggtgcctcctcctcgtctcagACCTcgacctcctcccccccctctcccccggCTTCCCTCCATCAAGCCCAGACACGCTCCTGGCTCgctgccccctcccctcccacccAGAGGTGAGTTcaccccccttctctctccccctcctcttctctctctctctgtttcctcatcCCTCTGTTCTGCTCCATCAGGGGACAAGATGGAGGCAGAAAACAGTTTGAAAGCCAACGTCAACATCGTGTCCCTGAGTGTTGGACAACTGGTCCACATCCAACCGGACACCGACCAGGAGGCCGTTCAGAGCCCAGTgctttgtgggaaatgtagtgCTGCCTTGTCATGTCTGAGTTCTCTACAGAGGAACGTGAGTCAGAATCGATTTCACTTCTTCATccaattttctgtttttcattttctttctttcgtttTTGGCCTTTTTCCCTAAAAGTCGTGTTTTTTGAGTTGAAGGCGCTTTTCAATAAAAGGAGaatttaaatctctctctcttcttcttttgttcagATGTGGATGTGTGAGTTTTGTGGAAGTGTGAACGGCGTGCACGTGGATGTGAAGGGAACGTGCACGGGTCAGTGCACGGCTGAGCACAGCGACGACCTTTACCTGCAGAGCCTGAGCGACGACGACTACCAGAACCTGGAGGACTCGCTGGTGGTCTTCTGTGTGGACATATCTGGCAGCATGAGCGTCACCacaaaggtgtgtgtctgtgtgtgtgtgtgtctgtgtgtgtgtgtgtccaaaacAAATCTACAAAAGCAGCCTCGGTTTTACACGCAAATTGCTGTTAGTCATTTTTTGGGAGTTTTTTCTCCGGATGATTAACTTTTGGAGAtgattggtcaaaggtcaaaggtcacggtggaCAAACCTTTTCCATGATATCCCAACTAAATTAATTCAACATAATAATAAGTGTATGTTGGAAGTAAAAGGTGTTTCATGTGAGTCTCaaatcatcttcctcttcctctacctcttcctcttcctcttcctcttcctctacctcttcctcttcctcttcctcttcctctacctcttcctctacctcctcctcttcctcttcctcttcccatcAGGTCCCATCAAGCTCTGCTCTCCCAGTGTACGTGTCCAGGCTGGAGGTGAGAGTCCTGCAGGAAGTTCTCAGCTGACGTGTTGATCACGTGTTGTTCAGTTTAAAACATGtaagaaaacatgaatctgtgtttCTTGTGTCGTCACAGGGAATCCAGGATGCCCTCCAGAGGGCGCTGTCGTCCATGCTGCAGGATTCCCCACGAAGGAGAGTGGCACTGGTGACTTTCAGTGACGAGGCAGGAAAATAAAACTTCtccattttaaaataaacttaaattagcaaatgtaattaaatcattgttatttttatgcatcattttatatatttatattttgtggTTGATAGTATTAATAGTGGATAACGGTGATGTAATTATTCCATTGGCTCAGTCACGAAGGTTCATGTGACGgaagagaaataagagaaatcacaacaacacaaacaagtaactcaaacaataaatacaaaataaaatatagaaactttttaaaagaagaaagaaccaACAGATGGTTTCTTATGAAGGGAGATAAATGTTTAATCTGGTGTTTCATCGTGTCCAATCTTATATTAACCTGCTCGTTATTTTCAATTCTAATTTTCATTTTAGTGTTTGAACTGCTTTTATGTTAGCTCTAATTCTAACTCTCCATCGCTCTGTGACCAGGCCGTGATCTACGGTGATGGGACCAGTGTTCCCCTCACTCTCAGGGACTGGGCGCTGGTGGACTACGACCATATATGGGAGCAGGGTTCGGCCTACAGCGTCCCGCACTGCATCGCCGAAACCTACCAGCAGCTGGTGCAAAGAGTTAAAGAGTCGGtgtcactgctgtgtttgtgtttcttatcTCGATCGCTGCCTCCCTGTGCTTCATGTCTCTGATCCCAGTTAATGTTAACGTGTGTAATCCAGCCTCAGGGAACACGGGGCCACGTGTCTCGGCCCGGCAGCGCTAGCCTCGGTTGCAATGGCGTCAAGGCACcccgggtcaaaggtcagctaGTGTCCAAGCCTTTCATGATAGTTAGAATGAGGTTGTGTGAACCGCTGCTGATGGACACTGCCGGTTTGTTGCAGGTGATTTTATGCACCGACGGCCGAGCCAACATCGGACTCGGGGAGATGGAGCAAACGTCTTCTCTGCTGATGGCACATTTCTACAGACGGCTGGCTGAGCAGGCTGTGGACAGTGGGTGAGGACATGAAGGACTTTCACATGGAATCTATTCAAATcctataaataaagaaaaagttaatctttgtttctttctgttcttctgCAAGAGTCATAATATCAGTGATGAGCTTTGAAGGGACGGACTGTCGCTTGGCCGATGTCGGGAGACTGGCAGACACGACAGGAGGAAGGGTgagcacatacagtacatatacaTATAGTACATGCTTGTGCAGTAcaaatacatacagtacatatagATATAGTACATGCTTGTGCAGTAcaaatacatacagtacatatagATATAGTACATGCTCGTGCAGTACAACTGGCACTAAGAAACCAGCTTTAACCATTACTGGACTTAAAGCACTGGTTGtagttaaagcaacactgtgtagCTTTAGCTGAGCAGtggcaacagcgccccctggagccACGAGTCTTACAGGATCCCTCTGTTCATGCCGTCACTGCCAACAGACACATTGGTTTCTATAATCCCAGCTACAGCCCAGTGGTTTTATCCCCTCAACCAGTTGGAGGAAAGGGCTGGTCTCCCTATTACCAGTCAGCAAACCATCAGAAAATGGTGTAACGTTgcaatcacaacaacaacaacaacacacagtcagtaaacaaaccagagggcgGGATCGTGATCTGTAAACAAGGAGTCCGGCTGCaccaacacaaaccaacacactgaTGCTTCTGGGTGTTCTGATGATTTAAGAGACATCAATTTAGACTCAATTTAAAACAGATACTGACCCTGGATCAGTTATGaacttcttctcctgctcaggTGAACATCGTGTCTATTGGTACCATAGCGACGGAGATCCAGTCAGCCTCCTTGGACAACGTCCTGGCAACAGGAGTCACAGCAACactggtggcttgtgatggaaTGTGGGTGATGACTCACACTGAggttacacaaaacaaaaagaatacacaaattcatttccttttcatgaGCATCCATTCATGTGTTTCTTCTTTATCTGCATGAAGACTTGAGGTTTCTACTTTCtactttactctctctctctctctctctctctctctctctgtgtctctctctctctgtctctctctttatactctctctctctctctctctagttaCTTCCCCGACGAGGATGAAGGCGACCACAAGCTGGTGAGAGAGATAGGGAACGTGACCACCGGGCTGCAGATCACGTTCCAGTTCGCGGTCAAGCCAGAGTTCACGGAGGGTGAGGCCGGCTGAtaagctacacaaacacaatctgcatTTACTGAAAGTGTGTAACGTGTGTTTGCACGACGGGGCTGTGAGCTGCAGAGACGAGAGGGTTTGTTCTGTGGAGCAGCCTGCCATCAATTCACACTGAAGAACATAAACTGTGGAATAACAAATGTGTAAAGGTGTGAAACGAGTTGTTGTTTAAagatattgtgtgtttgtgtttgtgtgtgtgtgtcagtcttcCTTCAGAGGGACACTCTCCCTTTCCAGCTCCAGTTGAGCTTCAAGACCAGAGATCAGCAACGAGTCACTCGCATCATAACCAAGCGACGACCTGTGACCTCCTGCAGGTGAAGAACCAGAGTCTAAGCTCCTTATcagtaatataataaataagtaTCTGCTTCcatgtgttttcaaaataaaacagaaatatgaatataggtTGTAAAAGCTCAAAAAAGGTTAACCTTGTGAAAAATAGTCATTCTTTAGATTAATGTTGTTATATTATAAGAATGTGTTTACTCTGTATAATGTTGTCGTGACTGAATAGAAAAAGATGTTACATCATAGAGAGGACTATCCTGTCAAATATAAAGTATCTGAATATCTATATACTATTATATCACACTGCTGCAAGATACTGTCAAAAGCATCATGACTACGAGAAAATACTATTAGCGGAAATAAAGCATGAAAGCACAATCTGTATTTTAAACTCAAACAAAGCTAATCTACAGAAAAAGTATAATTTTGAGATTAATGTCTTAATATTATAAGACTAAAGTTGTATCATCATGAGTATAAAGCCCTTATTGAGAGGAAAGttgtaatatttgatttataattGATTGATAATATAAAATCTACGTTTGAAACTTGAGCATCAGGTTTGTGATCTGCTGTAATCGGGTCATTTATAGATTTTGTTCCCTCGTCTTTGTCTCGTCTCCGGTCGGCCTGAAGTCGGGTTGGTGCCGGTAGTTTCAACATGGCGGTGCTCGGCGTGCACGGCGCTCAGCTCTGTGCCAGTCTGACGATGGAGGGTCGAGTGCAGGACGCACAGAAGCAGCTGAAAGCTCAGCAGGACCTGCTGACACAGATCAGGTAGGGTCTGACCTCTGAACCATCTCCCTCCACACAGGGTATCAACTTACATgtggcgtgtttgtgtgtctgtctgtgtgttgatgttgtgtttctttttctgccCTGAAGTGAGCAAAGGCCGATCGCGACGCAGGAGAGGATCTACGGCAACTGGATGGACACCATGTCGACAATCTGTGATGACATCACGGCCGAGTCCCACGTAAACAATGAAGTCACATGATTCACATTTCAGATTCCAGGTTTTCATTCCGTAGAGGGAAGATTTATAGATTATCGTATTtaataaaacttttaaaaaaatactttaaaataggTTAATTTGGAACAACACGTGAAACATGgataaaacagctgtttgccCCAGATGTTTTCAGCCCTAATGCTAAGCTACGCTAGCCG
This sequence is a window from Platichthys flesus chromosome 24, fPlaFle2.1, whole genome shotgun sequence. Protein-coding genes within it:
- the si:dkey-9k7.3 gene encoding circularly permutated Ras protein 1, whose amino-acid sequence is MEFACSHVVCNWRSDEAASTGFPPMNHEYDNVVKEAPPRPPPVPPPRLRPRPPPPPLPRLPSIKPRHAPGSLPPPLPPRGDKMEAENSLKANVNIVSLSVGQLVHIQPDTDQEAVQSPVLCGKCSAALSCLSSLQRNMWMCEFCGSVNGVHVDVKGTCTGQCTAEHSDDLYLQSLSDDDYQNLEDSLVVFCVDISGSMSVTTKVPSSSALPVYVSRLEGIQDALQRALSSMLQDSPRRRVALVTFSDEAVIYGDGTSVPLTLRDWALVDYDHIWEQGSAYSVPHCIAETYQQLVQRVKDLREHGATCLGPAALASVAMASRHPGSKVILCTDGRANIGLGEMEQTSSLLMAHFYRRLAEQAVDSGVIISVMSFEGTDCRLADVGRLADTTGGRVNIVSIGTIATEIQSASLDNVLATGVTATLVACDGIYFPDEDEGDHKLVREIGNVTTGLQITFQFAVKPEFTEVFLQRDTLPFQLQLSFKTRDQQRVTRIITKRRPVTSCSRVGAGSFNMAVLGVHGAQLCASLTMEGRVQDAQKQLKAQQDLLTQISEQRPIATQERIYGNWMDTMSTICDDITAESHTLSDEAAELMYQMKRATSVYSSSTAQTPQKPTKKKTFMRRK